One Halostagnicola kamekurae DNA segment encodes these proteins:
- a CDS encoding PHP domain-containing protein has protein sequence MADVTAGAEFRVDCHVKVLNRDVVANARSAGLDAIVYAPHFTRLPEIRRRAEVFSSDDLLVIPAREVFTGSWRNRKHVLALGLSDPVPDFISLEAAMAEFERQDATVLIPHPEFLTVSLGEDDVRTYEETIDALEVYNPKHLPRDNRRARDIAESRSIPPFTSSYAHFASTVGAAYTAFDREFETEAEVLEALENGIGRRVVHATGLERWTTTAKELLHLGYENTWEKIDRLFLSGQEPTHANHIAYDGRFEDDAVY, from the coding sequence CTGGCTGACGTGACTGCCGGAGCCGAGTTTCGAGTCGATTGCCACGTCAAGGTGCTCAACAGAGACGTCGTTGCGAACGCCAGATCGGCGGGTCTCGACGCCATCGTCTACGCGCCACACTTCACGCGCCTCCCCGAGATCCGTCGGCGGGCGGAAGTCTTCTCGAGCGACGATCTGCTCGTGATCCCCGCCCGAGAGGTGTTTACGGGGTCGTGGCGCAATCGCAAGCACGTGCTCGCGCTGGGACTTTCCGATCCCGTTCCCGATTTCATCTCCCTCGAGGCGGCGATGGCCGAATTCGAGCGCCAGGACGCGACGGTGTTGATTCCCCATCCCGAATTTCTGACGGTTAGCCTCGGCGAAGACGACGTTCGGACCTACGAGGAGACCATCGACGCGCTCGAGGTCTACAACCCGAAGCACCTCCCGCGGGACAACCGACGTGCGCGGGATATCGCCGAATCGCGTTCGATACCGCCGTTTACGTCGTCGTACGCGCACTTCGCGAGTACGGTCGGCGCTGCCTACACCGCGTTCGACCGCGAGTTCGAGACCGAAGCGGAGGTTCTCGAAGCCCTCGAGAACGGGATCGGACGGCGCGTCGTCCACGCCACCGGCCTCGAGCGGTGGACGACGACGGCGAAAGAACTCCTCCACCTCGGGTACGAAAACACCTGGGAGAAGATCGATCGGCTCTTTCTCTCCGGCCAAGAGCCGACTCACGCAAATCACATCGCCTACGACGGCCGGTTCGAAGACGACGCCGTCTATTGA
- the polX gene encoding DNA polymerase/3'-5' exonuclease PolX, with protein sequence MTTNAELAARFEEFADLLEADDVEYKPRAYRRAAENILAHPSPIADQLEAGNEAAVENIDGVGDAISSKIVEYVETGEIEELEELREELPVDMAALTRVEGVGPKTVGSLYRELEIQDLDDLEAAAEAGEIQEVKGFGPKTEQNILENVEFARTIGQRQLLGEARPLADDVLEYLESIDAVEEAEVAGSIRRWRETIGDVDALAAADSGRDAIDAFLEWDSIDDEIESGPEKASVRVGDVRVDLRVVVPTEFGSALQYFTGSKDHNVRLRNYAIERDMKLNEYGAFDISDIDDPDAGQRVGERVAGETEAEMYEALDLPWIPPELREDRGEIDAAAAGELPELITRSDVRGDLHTHTEWSDGNNTIEEMVEAAADRGYDYYAIADHALGPGVVGGMGLSDAEIVEQVEEIREVDAAADIEVLAGIEANIDADGEIDLGDEVIDALDVIVASPHSALDQDSAAAAKRLERAIENPAIDVIGHPSGRLLNEREGLAIDASALGAAAAAHDTALEVNSNLRRLDLWGSAVQAAIEEGATIAINTDAHQPATLEYVRWGVHTARRGWAEPDDVINTWDIEELREFLH encoded by the coding sequence ATGACGACCAACGCCGAACTCGCCGCCCGGTTCGAGGAGTTCGCCGACCTCCTCGAGGCCGACGACGTCGAGTACAAACCCAGGGCGTACCGCCGCGCCGCAGAGAACATTTTGGCCCATCCGTCGCCGATCGCCGACCAACTGGAGGCGGGCAACGAGGCGGCCGTCGAGAACATCGACGGCGTCGGGGACGCCATTTCCTCGAAGATCGTCGAGTACGTCGAGACCGGCGAGATCGAGGAACTCGAGGAACTGCGCGAGGAACTGCCGGTCGACATGGCCGCGCTGACCCGGGTCGAAGGCGTCGGCCCCAAGACGGTCGGCTCGCTCTATCGCGAACTCGAGATTCAAGATCTCGACGACCTCGAGGCCGCCGCCGAGGCGGGAGAGATTCAAGAGGTCAAAGGGTTCGGCCCGAAGACCGAGCAGAACATTCTCGAGAACGTCGAGTTCGCGCGGACGATCGGACAGCGCCAGCTTTTGGGCGAGGCCCGACCGCTGGCCGACGACGTGCTCGAGTACCTCGAGTCGATCGACGCGGTCGAGGAAGCCGAAGTCGCGGGCTCGATTCGCCGGTGGCGAGAGACCATCGGCGATGTCGACGCGCTGGCGGCCGCCGACTCTGGACGGGATGCTATCGACGCGTTCCTCGAGTGGGACTCGATCGACGACGAGATCGAATCGGGGCCGGAGAAAGCGAGCGTCCGGGTCGGCGACGTTCGGGTCGACCTGCGCGTGGTCGTCCCCACAGAGTTCGGCTCGGCGCTGCAGTACTTCACCGGGAGCAAGGACCACAACGTCCGGCTGCGCAACTACGCGATCGAGCGGGACATGAAGCTAAACGAGTACGGCGCGTTCGATATCAGCGATATCGACGACCCTGATGCCGGCCAACGCGTCGGCGAGCGCGTCGCGGGCGAGACCGAAGCGGAGATGTACGAAGCGCTCGACTTGCCCTGGATCCCGCCGGAACTGCGCGAAGACCGCGGCGAAATCGACGCCGCGGCGGCAGGCGAACTTCCGGAGCTCATCACGCGAAGCGACGTCCGCGGCGATCTACACACCCACACGGAGTGGTCCGACGGCAACAACACGATCGAGGAGATGGTCGAGGCCGCCGCCGACCGCGGCTACGACTACTACGCCATCGCCGACCACGCCCTGGGACCCGGCGTCGTCGGCGGCATGGGCCTCTCGGACGCGGAGATCGTAGAGCAGGTCGAGGAGATTCGAGAGGTCGACGCCGCCGCTGACATCGAGGTGCTCGCGGGAATCGAGGCCAACATCGACGCCGACGGAGAAATCGACCTCGGCGACGAGGTAATCGATGCGCTCGACGTTATCGTCGCTTCCCCGCACAGCGCGCTCGATCAGGACTCGGCGGCCGCCGCGAAGCGACTCGAGCGGGCAATCGAAAACCCCGCGATCGACGTGATCGGGCACCCGAGCGGACGACTGCTCAACGAGCGCGAAGGACTGGCCATCGACGCGTCGGCGCTGGGTGCCGCGGCCGCCGCACACGACACCGCACTCGAGGTCAACAGCAATCTGCGACGCCTCGACCTCTGGGGCAGCGCCGTCCAGGCCGCCATAGAGGAGGGCGCGACCATCGCGATCAACACCGACGCACACCAGCCGGCGACCCTCGAGTACGTCCGCTGGGGCGTCCACACCGCCCGACGCGGCTGGGCCGAACCGGACGACGTGATCAACACGTGGGATATAGAGGAGCTTCGAGAGTTCCTGCACTGA
- a CDS encoding DUF5788 family protein, translating to MQEYERKQLLERVGREGATVGADIPETITVQGEDIDLQTFVFEIKRRETIPAGERDRVERAKKNLRRERLERVERIEEDDISRETGEELARSIVGIDRALNALENLGPTDLEREQQAKQAADTKRWMSFLQKALGREDTAASRGGR from the coding sequence GTGCAAGAGTACGAGCGAAAGCAGCTCCTCGAGCGCGTCGGCCGCGAGGGAGCGACCGTCGGCGCTGATATCCCGGAGACGATCACCGTCCAGGGCGAGGACATCGATCTCCAGACGTTCGTCTTCGAGATCAAGCGCCGCGAGACGATCCCCGCGGGCGAGCGCGATCGGGTCGAGCGAGCCAAGAAGAACCTGCGACGCGAGCGACTCGAGCGCGTCGAACGGATCGAGGAGGACGACATCAGCCGCGAAACCGGCGAGGAACTCGCTCGAAGCATCGTCGGCATCGACAGGGCGCTCAACGCCCTCGAGAACTTGGGACCGACCGACCTCGAGCGAGAACAACAGGCAAAGCAGGCCGCGGATACGAAACGCTGGATGTCGTTCCTGCAGAAGGCACTCGGCCGCGAAGACACCGCGGCGTCGCGGGGAGGCCGGTAG
- a CDS encoding rhomboid family intramembrane serine protease, which translates to MAKCDVCGQQENMPYECRHCGGTHCGEHRLPENHDCSGLHDWNDPKGVFNSGFDDSVNSSAEASTTEKITSKLPFNTGSSGVLGYFRGNPTYTVLLLMWLTFVAQIATEFVLVATSTSPIIYDSIFVLTPQNPEYVWTWFTSIFAHGGIMHLVFNSIVIFFFGPLLSRYINDRSFWLLFIGSGVAAGLAQVLIQLLQGGSGSSGVLGASGAALAILGVMTILNPDLKVYFMFFIPMPLWVLTGGFAVISLLLVGGGMAGAGGIAHAAHLIGLVIGFAYGEYLKRTKNIRTPNQLQLGGGGPGGPGGPGGPGRGRGPF; encoded by the coding sequence ATGGCCAAGTGCGACGTGTGTGGGCAACAAGAGAACATGCCGTACGAGTGTCGCCACTGCGGTGGGACACACTGCGGCGAGCACCGTCTGCCGGAAAACCACGACTGCTCGGGCCTACACGACTGGAACGACCCCAAGGGAGTCTTCAACAGCGGCTTCGACGACAGCGTGAACTCGAGCGCGGAGGCCTCGACCACGGAGAAGATCACGTCGAAGCTGCCGTTTAACACGGGCTCGAGCGGCGTGCTCGGGTACTTCCGCGGAAACCCGACCTATACGGTTTTGTTACTGATGTGGCTCACGTTCGTCGCCCAGATCGCGACAGAATTCGTGCTGGTAGCCACGTCCACTTCCCCGATCATCTACGATTCGATATTCGTACTCACGCCCCAGAACCCCGAATACGTCTGGACGTGGTTCACGTCTATCTTCGCCCACGGCGGTATCATGCATCTCGTGTTCAACAGCATCGTGATTTTCTTCTTCGGGCCGTTGCTGAGTCGGTACATCAACGACCGGAGTTTCTGGTTGCTGTTCATCGGTAGCGGGGTAGCAGCTGGGCTTGCCCAGGTTCTCATCCAACTTCTTCAGGGTGGATCGGGTTCGAGTGGTGTCCTCGGGGCATCCGGGGCAGCGCTGGCAATCCTCGGCGTGATGACAATATTAAATCCGGATCTCAAGGTGTACTTCATGTTCTTCATTCCGATGCCGTTGTGGGTCCTTACCGGCGGTTTCGCCGTGATAAGTCTCCTGCTAGTCGGTGGGGGAATGGCTGGTGCCGGTGGCATCGCCCACGCGGCACACCTCATCGGGCTGGTGATCGGCTTCGCCTACGGCGAGTACCTCAAGCGAACGAAAAACATCCGCACGCCGAACCAGTTACAGCTCGGTGGCGGCGGTCCCGGTGGTCCAGGTGGTCCCGGCGGGCCGGGCCGCGGACGCGGACCGTTCTAA
- a CDS encoding endonuclease V — translation MTELSRPDLLPDASLSTEEMESLQREIAQSAVFEDEFDIGSTPANQADAGNEPVFDPAVLSNPLAATASDADPPIVAGVDQAFLLEDEPERALSAVVAMRGGEVIERVYAITPLEIPYIPGLLAFREGAPILDALEELTVDPDLFLFDGSGRIHFRQAGIATHIGVLVDAPAIGVAKSLLCGDPAGDLEDLPAGTRVPIEANSRVDAPDGILLGYAVQTKQYESSSRYVNPLYVSPGHRVGPEMAADVVLELSSGYKLPEPVRLADSYADEAKTLDS, via the coding sequence ATGACAGAACTCTCGAGGCCGGATCTCCTCCCAGACGCCTCGCTGTCGACCGAGGAAATGGAGTCGCTCCAGCGGGAGATCGCCCAGAGTGCGGTGTTCGAGGACGAATTCGATATCGGCTCGACACCCGCAAATCAGGCCGACGCTGGAAACGAACCCGTATTCGACCCGGCGGTTCTCTCGAATCCTCTCGCCGCAACTGCGAGCGACGCCGACCCGCCGATCGTCGCCGGCGTCGACCAGGCGTTCCTCCTCGAGGACGAACCCGAGCGGGCCCTGAGCGCCGTCGTCGCGATGCGTGGCGGCGAGGTAATCGAGCGGGTTTACGCCATCACGCCCCTCGAGATTCCGTACATCCCCGGCCTACTGGCGTTCCGCGAGGGCGCGCCGATTCTGGACGCGCTCGAGGAGCTCACGGTCGACCCGGATCTGTTCCTGTTCGACGGCAGCGGCCGCATCCACTTCCGGCAGGCGGGCATCGCGACCCACATCGGAGTCCTCGTCGACGCGCCCGCAATTGGCGTCGCCAAGAGCCTCCTCTGTGGCGACCCCGCGGGCGACCTCGAGGACCTGCCGGCCGGAACGCGAGTTCCGATCGAGGCGAACTCGCGAGTCGACGCCCCCGACGGCATCCTGCTCGGGTACGCGGTCCAGACCAAGCAGTACGAGTCCTCGAGTCGGTACGTGAATCCGCTGTACGTCAGTCCCGGCCACCGCGTCGGCCCCGAGATGGCCGCCGACGTCGTGCTGGAACTGAGTTCGGGCTACAAGCTGCCGGAGCCGGTTCGACTGGCGGATAGCTACGCTGACGAGGCGAAAACTCTCGATTCGTGA
- a CDS encoding IS6 family transposase, whose amino-acid sequence MAKIARLSGCSDWIELDFVERERTPRRLMKLGIRLHLGGLSFSNTISELEKFGVNRSRKAVHDWVQKANLQPASNASPDHVALDETVIRINGQQFWLHAAVDPKTNEFLHVRLFTTTTTALTQRFLRELREKHDVKDAVFLVDHAHHLAAALQRAGLRFRPERHGNRNTVERVFREIKRRTSSFSNIFGHVDPATAETWLQAFAVWWNSRN is encoded by the coding sequence ATGGCGAAAATCGCTCGCCTCAGTGGTTGTAGCGACTGGATCGAATTAGACTTTGTGGAGCGAGAGCGGACACCGCGTCGGCTGATGAAGCTCGGTATTCGACTCCATCTTGGCGGATTATCGTTTTCGAATACCATCTCAGAGCTTGAGAAGTTCGGTGTCAACCGGTCGCGGAAAGCTGTTCACGACTGGGTGCAGAAGGCAAATCTACAGCCCGCTAGCAACGCAAGTCCGGATCACGTCGCGCTCGACGAGACGGTGATCCGAATCAATGGCCAGCAGTTCTGGCTGCACGCCGCTGTCGATCCCAAGACGAACGAATTTCTGCATGTACGGCTGTTTACGACGACTACGACGGCATTGACGCAACGGTTTCTGCGAGAGCTTCGTGAGAAACACGACGTCAAAGACGCCGTGTTTCTCGTCGATCATGCACACCATCTAGCGGCTGCATTGCAACGAGCCGGGCTCCGATTTCGACCCGAACGACATGGAAATCGGAACACTGTCGAACGTGTCTTTAGAGAAATAAAACGCCGGACTTCCTCATTTAGCAATATATTTGGTCACGTCGATCCAGCGACCGCCGAAACGTGGCTACAAGCCTTTGCCGTCTGGTGGAATTCGCGTAACTAA
- a CDS encoding 2-hydroxyacid dehydrogenase has protein sequence MKLLLCGDPQQPSEYMYEALGRLESRGVKFERMDWMGDASPTEFRNVTMDMETDGPGSYDTDAIAANLDDVDGLVVHKAPVSRELVEGADLSIVAAARGGTENVDIEACRENDVTVLHAPGRNRDAVADYAVSMLLSRLREIPFNHADLSGGEWNQVFDPDELPPDVRTTTVGIVGFGHIGRGVADRIASFDPDVLVHDPYVNDDEIREHGSEPADLERLLADSDAVTLHVRLSEETEGMLGHDEFATMNDEGFLVNTARGGLVETDALVDAVQEGEIDGAALDVFEEEPIPDGHPLLDLDGVVLTPHVAGSTRDAVLGGPRIIASQLEDYLDGETPAHTVE, from the coding sequence ATGAAGTTACTACTTTGTGGTGACCCGCAGCAGCCGAGCGAGTACATGTACGAAGCCCTCGGCCGCCTCGAGTCGCGCGGCGTGAAGTTTGAGCGCATGGACTGGATGGGCGACGCCTCGCCCACGGAGTTCCGGAACGTCACAATGGACATGGAAACCGACGGGCCGGGGAGCTACGACACGGACGCGATCGCCGCGAACCTCGACGACGTCGACGGTCTCGTCGTCCACAAAGCGCCGGTGTCGCGCGAACTCGTCGAGGGTGCGGACCTCTCGATCGTCGCGGCTGCACGCGGCGGCACCGAGAACGTCGATATCGAGGCCTGCCGCGAGAACGACGTGACCGTCCTACACGCGCCGGGGCGGAACCGTGACGCGGTCGCGGACTACGCGGTGTCGATGCTTCTCTCGCGCCTGCGCGAGATCCCGTTCAATCACGCCGACCTCTCCGGCGGCGAGTGGAACCAGGTCTTCGACCCCGACGAACTCCCGCCGGACGTCCGCACAACGACGGTCGGCATCGTCGGCTTCGGCCACATCGGCCGCGGCGTCGCCGACCGCATCGCCAGCTTCGATCCCGACGTGCTCGTTCACGACCCGTACGTCAACGACGACGAGATCCGCGAGCACGGCTCGGAACCCGCCGATCTCGAGCGCCTGCTCGCGGACTCGGACGCCGTCACGCTCCACGTTCGGCTCTCCGAAGAGACCGAGGGAATGCTCGGCCACGACGAGTTTGCGACGATGAACGACGAGGGATTCCTCGTCAACACCGCTCGTGGCGGTCTCGTCGAGACGGACGCGCTCGTCGACGCCGTCCAAGAGGGCGAAATCGACGGCGCCGCCCTCGACGTCTTCGAGGAGGAGCCGATTCCAGACGGCCACCCACTCCTCGATCTCGACGGCGTCGTCCTGACGCCGCACGTCGCCGGCTCGACGCGCGACGCCGTCCTCGGCGGCCCGCGCATCATCGCCTCGCAGCTCGAGGACTATCTCGATGGCGAGACGCCGGCGCACACCGTCGAGTAA
- a CDS encoding FGGY-family carbohydrate kinase, whose translation MSEAETVLVGIDSGLTNVTVTAFDPSGAELASASRDTPAVETVRGRDEQDHDRLWDVVCEATAAVVESDAVSADAVAGVGVAGHGHGLYGLDAAGDPVCGIKSTDSRALDALSDAQHEAATERLGWEPFGADPLSLLVWLREHDPEAYEQLETVLFSKDVLTYRLTGERSTDPSEGSVFYGPDGDYDRAVFEALDITEAFDALPPVVPSTDACGTVTDAAATRTGLPAGTPVATGLHDVAACTLGAGIIEPGDGLVILGTWGQSVAVLDDPTDGDAGLPRRYLDGWLRYEGVRSGAACLEWFAENCGSDWRREAEERGVSSYVVYEEVIEDVPPAANGLIFHPYLKGATDAPNSAGGFYGLRLEHTDAHMLRAVYEGIAMTQARALDAITTDLNAIRLTGGGAQSAAWAQMVADISTRPVRVPSERETGALGAALCGGLAADIYSTPSAAVERAVGTAARHEPDPATASQYRTLGEAFSQIADAMAGPWETLKRVGETE comes from the coding sequence ATGAGCGAGGCAGAGACCGTCCTCGTCGGGATCGACTCGGGATTGACGAACGTCACAGTGACGGCGTTCGACCCGTCGGGCGCTGAACTCGCGAGCGCATCCCGGGACACGCCGGCAGTCGAGACGGTACGCGGACGCGACGAGCAGGACCACGACCGTCTCTGGGACGTCGTCTGCGAGGCGACGGCAGCAGTCGTAGAGTCCGACGCGGTTTCTGCGGACGCCGTCGCGGGCGTCGGCGTCGCCGGGCACGGCCACGGCCTCTACGGTCTCGACGCAGCCGGCGACCCGGTCTGCGGGATCAAGTCGACGGACAGCCGCGCGCTCGACGCGCTCTCGGACGCACAGCACGAGGCGGCCACAGAGCGACTCGGCTGGGAGCCGTTCGGCGCGGACCCGCTCAGCCTCCTCGTTTGGCTCCGCGAGCACGACCCCGAGGCCTACGAGCAACTGGAGACGGTGCTGTTCTCGAAGGACGTATTGACGTATCGGCTCACCGGCGAACGCTCGACCGATCCCTCGGAGGGGAGCGTCTTCTACGGGCCGGACGGTGACTACGACCGAGCGGTGTTCGAGGCGCTCGACATCACCGAGGCGTTCGACGCACTACCGCCGGTCGTCCCGAGCACCGACGCCTGCGGGACGGTAACGGATGCGGCCGCGACGCGGACCGGACTCCCCGCGGGAACGCCGGTCGCGACGGGCCTCCACGACGTCGCCGCGTGCACGCTCGGCGCCGGCATCATCGAGCCCGGCGACGGCCTCGTCATCCTCGGGACATGGGGACAGAGCGTCGCCGTCCTTGACGACCCGACGGACGGGGACGCCGGATTGCCGCGTCGCTACCTCGATGGCTGGCTACGCTACGAGGGCGTGCGCTCCGGTGCGGCCTGCCTCGAGTGGTTCGCCGAGAACTGTGGGAGCGACTGGCGTCGCGAGGCAGAGGAACGCGGCGTCTCGTCGTACGTCGTGTACGAGGAGGTGATCGAGGACGTGCCACCGGCGGCAAACGGGCTCATCTTCCACCCCTACCTCAAGGGAGCGACGGACGCGCCGAACAGCGCGGGCGGGTTCTACGGCCTCCGCCTCGAGCACACGGACGCGCACATGCTCCGCGCCGTCTACGAAGGTATCGCGATGACGCAGGCGCGGGCGCTGGACGCGATCACGACCGATCTCAACGCCATCCGGCTAACCGGCGGCGGCGCGCAGAGCGCGGCGTGGGCGCAGATGGTGGCCGACATCTCAACCCGGCCGGTACGGGTTCCGTCGGAGCGCGAGACGGGCGCGCTCGGCGCGGCGCTCTGCGGCGGACTCGCCGCCGACATTTATTCGACACCGAGCGCGGCGGTCGAGCGCGCGGTCGGCACCGCGGCTCGCCACGAGCCCGACCCGGCGACGGCGTCCCAGTATCGGACGCTCGGCGAGGCGTTCTCGCAGATCGCGGACGCGATGGCGGGGCCGTGGGAAACACTCAAGAGGGTGGGTGAGACGGAATAG
- the fba gene encoding class II fructose-bisphosphate aldolase — MHHDSATTLRECYAHARDENYGFFASNVTHFEVLAGLLRGSAQARSDLVVQLGKEEAAFFGDGDSTVGVRVFGACLDAFAERYDINVYCNIDHVHLPESVSFLEAAVDSGVPDSVMVDASDAAFERNVELTADAVERVGDDVLVEAELGRIAGVEGSTETPDDEAFYTDPEDAVEFVERTGVDLLAVSIGTQHGVASGRDLDVRPNLAADIDAALRDAGHETGLVVHGASGLSDERIHELLEAGVCKFNKNTRYQYEFARTQADFYHEHADAIRPPEGVPDDRERFFAESDWSPEKAQFHPHVVSEAVRDRIASVMADLCELTGSANETRYSER, encoded by the coding sequence ATGCACCACGATTCAGCCACAACTCTCCGCGAGTGCTACGCCCACGCCAGAGACGAGAACTACGGATTCTTCGCGAGCAACGTCACGCACTTCGAAGTGCTCGCCGGCCTCCTGCGAGGAAGTGCGCAAGCGCGCTCGGATCTCGTCGTCCAACTCGGCAAGGAGGAAGCGGCGTTCTTCGGTGACGGCGACTCGACCGTCGGCGTGCGCGTATTCGGCGCGTGCCTCGACGCCTTCGCCGAGCGCTACGACATCAACGTGTACTGCAATATCGACCATGTCCATCTCCCAGAGAGCGTCAGCTTCCTCGAGGCTGCAGTCGACTCCGGTGTCCCCGACTCCGTGATGGTCGACGCCTCAGACGCGGCCTTCGAACGCAACGTCGAGTTGACCGCTGACGCTGTCGAACGCGTCGGGGACGACGTGCTCGTCGAAGCCGAACTCGGCCGCATCGCCGGCGTCGAGGGCAGCACGGAGACGCCAGACGACGAGGCGTTCTACACGGACCCCGAGGACGCCGTCGAGTTCGTCGAGCGAACTGGCGTCGACCTCCTCGCGGTATCCATCGGCACCCAGCACGGCGTCGCGTCCGGTCGCGACCTCGACGTCCGCCCCAACCTCGCCGCCGATATCGACGCCGCGCTCCGCGACGCCGGTCACGAGACCGGCCTCGTCGTCCACGGCGCGTCCGGCCTCTCCGACGAGCGCATCCACGAGCTGCTCGAAGCCGGCGTCTGCAAGTTCAACAAGAACACGCGCTACCAGTACGAGTTTGCACGCACGCAAGCGGACTTCTACCACGAGCACGCGGACGCGATCCGCCCGCCTGAGGGCGTCCCCGACGACCGTGAGAGGTTCTTCGCGGAGAGCGACTGGTCGCCCGAGAAGGCTCAGTTTCACCCGCACGTCGTCTCCGAGGCGGTCCGCGACCGCATCGCGTCGGTGATGGCCGACCTCTGCGAACTGACCGGGAGCGCGAACGAGACGCGCTACAGCGAACGATGA
- a CDS encoding SDR family oxidoreductase, whose amino-acid sequence MAIAEEAEETDDGGQDPSGAGDERGTDTASDEPTASSEDRERTTTDSADDRYTRKKCVLITGCSSGIGRATAQAFLEEDWQVVATARNTDDISDLAEAGCTTLELDVTEPDQVARVVEETVELGGAIDCLVNNAGYAQMGPIEDVSTLDLHRQFDVNVYGPHRLARAALPHMRAQGEGRIINVSSVLGRLSFAGTGPYSGSKHALEAMSDSLRAEVEEFGIEVVLIEPGTVETEFVERTDDELPENRTPAYETLYEIYDDAQLIGGGGPLALKPTDVSEAIVEAGTAREPPARYPVGPMAQYGSYARFLPDRIRDAAYGLLQKFV is encoded by the coding sequence ATGGCCATTGCTGAGGAAGCCGAGGAAACGGACGACGGGGGACAGGATCCCTCCGGAGCAGGCGACGAGCGCGGAACTGACACCGCGAGTGACGAACCGACCGCCTCGAGCGAGGACCGAGAGCGCACGACGACCGACAGCGCCGACGACCGCTACACCCGCAAGAAGTGCGTCCTCATCACCGGCTGTTCGTCGGGTATCGGGCGAGCGACCGCTCAGGCGTTCCTCGAGGAGGACTGGCAGGTCGTCGCCACGGCCCGAAACACCGACGATATCTCAGACCTCGCCGAGGCGGGGTGTACGACCCTCGAGCTCGACGTGACCGAGCCTGATCAGGTCGCTCGAGTCGTCGAGGAGACCGTCGAGCTCGGCGGCGCGATCGACTGTCTCGTGAACAACGCGGGTTACGCCCAGATGGGGCCGATCGAGGACGTCTCCACGCTCGACCTCCACCGCCAGTTCGACGTCAACGTCTACGGTCCGCATCGACTCGCTCGCGCCGCCTTACCGCACATGCGAGCGCAGGGCGAGGGCCGGATCATCAACGTCTCGAGCGTCCTCGGCCGTCTCTCCTTTGCCGGCACCGGGCCGTACTCGGGCTCGAAACACGCCCTCGAGGCGATGAGCGACTCGCTGCGGGCGGAAGTCGAGGAGTTCGGCATCGAGGTCGTCCTGATCGAACCCGGCACCGTTGAGACGGAGTTCGTCGAACGCACGGACGACGAACTGCCCGAAAACCGGACGCCGGCCTACGAGACGCTCTACGAGATCTACGACGACGCACAGCTCATCGGTGGCGGCGGACCGCTCGCGCTGAAGCCGACGGACGTTTCCGAGGCGATCGTCGAGGCGGGGACTGCTCGAGAGCCGCCGGCGCGATACCCCGTGGGCCCGATGGCCCAGTACGGCTCCTACGCGCGATTCCTGCCCGATCGAATTCGCGACGCGGCCTACGGACTCCTCCAGAAATTCGTCTGA